The Magnolia sinica isolate HGM2019 chromosome 10, MsV1, whole genome shotgun sequence genome includes a window with the following:
- the LOC131257344 gene encoding uncharacterized protein LOC131257344 — translation MGPTSDNSEIERQKRREEVESGNEHRKDVIYTERGCCFWVPQFTSSRSPASGSSSGSWEKIRAKGTAAETTKEEGRWWKKGWDVLKKVRAWSEVVAGPRWKTFIRRFNKRMGVGRSKKFQYDPLSYALNFDDGHGQNGNSDEEIGYRSFSVRYASLPASAKTSMDLGKDGPDFAAMTANVRHG, via the coding sequence atgggccccacatccgaTAATTCAGAGATCGAACGGCAGAAAAGGAGGGAGGAGGTGGAATCTGGAAATGAGCACAGAAAGGATGTGATCTACACCGAGAGAGGATGTTGCTTCTGGGTTCCCCAATTCACATCGAGTCGATCTCCAGCCTCTGGATCGTCATCAGGATCGTGGGAGAAGATCAGGGCCAAGGGCACCGCGGCTGAGACGACGAAGGAGGAAGGAAGGTGGTGGAAGAAGGGCTGGGATGTGCTGAAGAAGGTGAGGGCATGGTCGGAGGTCGTGGCGGGGCCCAGGTGGAAGACATTCATCCGACGATTCAACAAGAGAATGGGGGTAGGGAGGTCGAAAAAATTCCAATACGATCCCTTAAGCTACGCCTTGAATTTTGACGACGGGCATGGGCAGAATGGTAATTCGGATGAAGAGATTGGGTACCGGAGCTTCTCGGTCCGGTACGCTTCGCTCCCGGCCTCCGCCAAGACATCCATGGATCTTGGAAAGGACGGGCCCGATTTTGCAGCGATGACCGCTAACGTGCGCCATGGGTGA
- the LOC131257939 gene encoding transcription termination factor MTERF6, chloroplastic/mitochondrial, with amino-acid sequence MEIGGSIVGFFREKGFDDENIHEMFKKCKRLEGAERERASENWTYLNSIGIQERKLPSVIAKCPKILTLGLHEKLMPMVQCLSTLATKPSEVALAITKFPHILSHSIEEKLCPLLAFFQALGVPEKQSGKLLLFNPRLISYSIESKLANIVDFFASLSLNKDGMIGKILVKNPFIMGYSVEKRLQPTTEFLKSIGLMESDLQRLAMNFPEVLCRDVEKILRPNWAFLKRIGFSDRQIAVLVTGYPPVLIKSIKNSLEPRIRFLTEAMGRRIDEVEDYPEFFRHGLKKRLEFRQRLLKQRNINCSLSDMLECSPKKFIIKFGAIEGLS; translated from the coding sequence ATGGAAATCGGCGGCAGTATCGTTGGGTTCTTCAGAGAGAAAGGTTTTGATGATGAAAACATTCATGAAATGTTCAAGAAATGCAAGCGCTTGGAGGGTGCGGAGAGGGAGAGGGCCAGTGAGAATTGGACTTACTTGAATAGCATAGGAATCCAAGAGAGGAAGCTTCCGTCTGTCATTGCCAAGTGCCCCAAAATCCTGACCCTTGGATTGCATGAGAAGCTCATGCCCATGGTTCAGTGCCTTTCAACATTAGCAACAAAACCAAGTGAAGTGGCTCTGGCCATAACCAAATTCCCCCACATACTCTCCCACAGCATAGAAGAGAAGCTCTGCCCACTTCTAGCTTTCTTTCAGGCCTTGGGAGTTCCCGAAAAGCAATCCGGCAAGTTGCTGTTGTTCAACCCTAGGCTTATCAGCTACAGCATTGAATCAAAGCTTGCCAACATTGTAGATTTTTTCGCCAGTCTCAGTCTGAACAAAGACGGGATGATTGGTAAGATTCTGGTGAAGAACCCGTTTATCATGGGTTACAGCGTTGAGAAAAGGCTCCAACCAACAACGGAATTTCTGAAATCCATAGGTCTAATGGAGTCAGATCTGCAAAGGTTGGCGATGAATTTTCCTGAAGTTTTGTGTAGAGATGTGGAGAAGATTCTCAGACCCAACTGGGCGTTTCTGAAGAGAATTGGGTTCAGCGACAGACAGATAGCGGTATTGGTAACTGGGTATCCCCCTGTTTTGATCAAGAGCATCAAGAATTCATTGGAGCCGAGGATCAGGTTCTTGACAGAGGCGATGGGAAGAAGAATCGATGAAGTTGAAGATTATCCAGAATTCTTTCGGCATGGTCTGAAGAAGAGATTGGAATTCAGGCAGAGGCTACTGAAACAGAGGAACATTAATTGTAGCTTGAGTGACATGCTCGAGTGTAGTCCAAAGAAGTTCATTATCAAGTTTGGCGCAATTGAAGGCCTTAGCTGA